In Kaistella sp. 97-N-M2, the sequence GTATTGCTTTATGCGTTTGTCGCAGATCAGCATTTCCGGAAGCAAACAGGATTTAAAACATAAAGTTTATGCGATGTATTTAACCAAAAAATACATCATCAAAAAACTGTTTTTTAATTTTACAAAAGAAGAGCGAATTTTAATAATTTCCAAAGCCTACAAAGATCTCCTGTATGCGGACAGCAAGCTTTACGCGGAGCGACTTTGGTTTATTTTAAAAACCGCACCCTATTTAAGCTTAAAGAAATGCTGCGAAATATTTTTGAAAGGCACTGCTTCAACGCTGCCAGCGCCACCTGAAGAAGCGAAATCCTAAATCGGTGGGCAGTCTGCTAAAAAGATCGGCTTTTTTCAGCGAAAGCGGAACCTCCGCCGAAAGGTAATCCGCAAGCGTCAGTGACGATAATTTTTTATAACTGATATAACTTTCCTTCCACAGCGTTTCATTTTTTTGCGCCTTCCAATTCATTGCGAGCGTCATCTTTTTAAAATGCACCAAATACTGAAGCATTAGTTTTCTGCGTTCTGCCTGCGTCTCCTCTTTCAGTATGCGATCCATCTCCCGCGCAATCAGCGTCCAGTCCAGAAAATTTTTGCGGCTTTTGTTGTGAATGATGGATTTCGAATGCAGAAAATAGCGATAGGTCGGCTGATGAATGAAACCCACACTTTCCAGTTTCAGCGCACTTTTAAAACTGTGAAGTTCGTCTTCCGAAAAAATATTTGGTGTAAAGTAAAGTTCATTCTGAGTGAGAAAACTGCGTTTAAAAAGCTTGTTCCAGGAAGTTACAGGATATTGTCCCGCGACGTACGCGCGAAAAACCGCACCATTCCCATAAATGGTATCTCCGGAAAACTCGACGCTGAACAGACTGGAGGTTTTTGCCGCTCCTACATCAACGGTTTCCACGTCTCCCACTACCATTTGCACCTTTCTCGCCTCCGCAAATTCTACCATAAGTTTAATGGCATCGGGCATGATCTGGTCGTCGCTGTCCAGAAAAAACACGTATTTTCCGGTCGCCGTTTCAATCCCTTTGTTGCGGACGACAGAAAGACCCGAATTTTTTTCGAGATGGATGATTTTCCAGGTCTGAAGTTTGTGCCGCGCAATAAAATCCTGCGCAAGTTTTACACTGTTATCGGGCGTTTGATCATTAATTAAAGTCACCTCGAGGTTCGAATAGGATTGCTGTCGAACCGATTCTAAACACGCTGGCAGAAAATCTTCGCAGTTGTAAAGCGGAATCGAAATGGTGACTAAAGGTTGCATAAAATCTAAGTTTATTTCAAAAATACAGATTTTATAGGGAAACGGTTATCTTTGTTATCTAAGAAAATAGAAGTACGTTTCTGTTGCTGATTTTAAACCACAGGAATCAATAAATTTCACTTTATATTTTTGCCTTGATGAATGATCAAAAGAAAGTTTCGGTAATAATGTCTGTGTATAACGGCGAAAAATATC encodes:
- a CDS encoding glycosyltransferase; this translates as MQPLVTISIPLYNCEDFLPACLESVRQQSYSNLEVTLINDQTPDNSVKLAQDFIARHKLQTWKIIHLEKNSGLSVVRNKGIETATGKYVFFLDSDDQIMPDAIKLMVEFAEARKVQMVVGDVETVDVGAAKTSSLFSVEFSGDTIYGNGAVFRAYVAGQYPVTSWNKLFKRSFLTQNELYFTPNIFSEDELHSFKSALKLESVGFIHQPTYRYFLHSKSIIHNKSRKNFLDWTLIAREMDRILKEETQAERRKLMLQYLVHFKKMTLAMNWKAQKNETLWKESYISYKKLSSLTLADYLSAEVPLSLKKADLFSRLPTDLGFRFFRWRWQR